GTCACGGTGCGCGGCGGCACGCGCATCGGCATGCTCGACCAGTCCGACCGGCTGCCCGAGAACGAGACGATCCACCACGCCGTCGTCGGCGACCGCGCCGAGCACGAGTGGGCGGGTGACGCGAAGGTGCGGGATGTCGTGCGCGGCCTGCTCGGGGATCTCCCCTGGGATGCGCGCATCGGCGAGCTCTCGGGAGGCCAGCGCCGCCGCGTGGCCCTCGCCGCGCTCCTCTCCCGCGAGTGGGACGTCGTGTTCCTCGACGAGCCCACCAACCACCTCGACGTCGAGGGCGTCGCGTGGCTCGCCCGGCACCTGAAGACCCGCTGGTCGAAGAACCAGGGCGGACTCGTGGTGGTCACCCACGACCGCTGGTTCCTCGACGAGGTGTCGACCGACACGTGGGAGGTGCACGACGGCATCGTCGAGCCGTTCGAGGGGGGTTACGCCGCGTACGTGCTGCAGCGGGTCGAGCGCGACCGGATGGCGGCGGCATCCGAGGCGAAGCGCCAGAACCTCATGCGCAAGGAGCTCGCGTGGCTGCGCCGCGGCGCGCCCGCACGCACGAGCAAGCCGAAGTTCCGCATCGAGGCGGCGAACCAGCTCATCGAGGACGTGCCGCCCGTGCGCGACAGGGTCGCGCTCGAGAAGCTCGCGACGTCGCGACTCGGCAAGGACGTCGTCGACCTCGAGGGCGTCTCGGTCGCGTTCGACGGCCGCGAGATCCTGCACGAGGTGACGTGGCGCATCGCTCCCGGCGAGCGCACCGGCATCCTCGGCGTCAACGGCGCCGGCAAGTCGACCCTGCTGGGCGTCGTCGCGGGCACCGTCGCGCCCGACGCGGGGCGCGTGAAGACCGGCAAGACGGTGAAGCTCGCGGTGCTCGACCAGCGCCTCGCCGAGCTCGACGAGATCGCGAACGACCGGGTCGCGGATGTCATCGGCCGCCAGCGGGCCAGCTACCGCACCGGCGCGGGCGCCGAGCTCACGCCCGGTCAGCTGCTCGAGCGCCTCGGCTTCTCGAACGCGCAGCTCTCCACCCCCGTCAAGGACCTCTCGGGCGGCCAGAAGCGTCGTCTGCAGCTGCTGCTCATCCTGCTCGACGAGCCCAACGTGCTCATCCTCGACGAGCCCACCAACGACCTCGACACCGACATGCTCGCCGCCATGGAGGACCTGCTCGACTCCTGGCCCGGCACCCTGCTCGTCGTCTCACACGACCGCTACCTCATCGAGCGCGTCACCGACCAGCAGTACGCCGTCATGGGCGGACGGATGCGGCACCTCCCGGGTGGGGTGGATGAGTACCTGCGGCTGCGTCAGACCGGGGCTGGTTTCGACACGCCCGCTTCGCGGGCTACTCAACCAGCGGGTGGGCGCGCCCCCACCGCTGGTCGAGTGCCGTCGCGCAGCGACGCCCCCACCGCTGGTCGAGTGCCGTCGCGCAGCGACGGTGTATCGAGACCCGACGAACGTCAGACGTCGGCTGGTTTCGACACGCCCGCTTCGCGGGCTACTCAACCAGCGGGTGGCGCCGCCCCCTCCGCTGTTCGAGTGCCAGCGGGTGCGGGCGCCGCCGCCACCCTCTCCGGCGCCGAGCGCCGCGCCGCCGAGAAGGAGCTCGCATCCGTCGAACGCCGCATGGCGAAGGTGGGCGACGCGATCACCGCGATGCACGCGGCGTTCGCGACCGCGGACCAGAGCGACTACGCCGAGCTGCAGCGACTCCAGGCCGAGCTCGCGGGGCTCGAGGCCGACTCGAGTGCGCTCGAGGAGCGCTGGCTCGAGCTCGGTGAGCAGCTCGAGGGCTGACCCCCGCATCCGCTCCGGCGAGGGGTCGGGGCGGGACCGAAGTCCCTGTGCGCCGCCCCGCGGCATCCCTAGGCTCCGAAGTGTGGCGACGACGCAGACGCCGCCGGAGAGGGAGAGCGAGATGCGCACCTACGTTGTGACCGGAGCCGCTTCCGGCATCGGCAAGACCACCAGGGAACTGCTCGAGAGCCGCGGCGAGCGCGTGATCGGCGTCGACCTCGCGGGGGCCGACGTCGATGCCGACCTGTCGACGCCCGCGGGCCGCGCAGGCCTCGCGGATGCCGTGACGGCTCTCGCCCCCGATGGCATCGACGCGATCGTCGCGAACGCGGGCGTCGCCCAGTTCACCCCGCTCACCGTGAGGGTCAACTTCTTCGGCGCCGTCGCGACGCTCGAGAACCTGCGTCCGCTGCTCGCCGCATCCGCCGCCCCGCGCGCGGTCGTCACGTCGTCGTTCTCGTCGCTGCAGGACAACGACCCCGAGCTCGTGAGCCTGCTGCACGCGGGAGACGAGGATGCCGCGGTCGCCCGGGCGGATGCGCTCGTCGAGCAGCAGCTCGGCCACCTCATCTACGCGTCGACGAAGCGCGCGATCTCGGAGTGGGTGCGCGCGCAGTCGATCACGCCCGAGTGGGCGGGCGCGGGCATCCCGCTCAACGCGGTGGGCCCCGGCGTCATCGTCACCCCGATGACCGCGGGCTTCCTGGAGACGCGGGAGGGTCGCGACCAGCTCGCCCAGGCCGTGCCGATGCCGCTCGCCGGGCCGGCCGAGCCGATCGTCGTCGCGCGGCTCATCGCGTGGCTGACGAGCGAGGAGAACACCCACCTCGCGGGCCAGACCGTGTACGTCGACGGCGGCGCCGACGTCGCGATCCGCGGACCGCACGTCTTCGGCACCAGCGACTGACCCGGCCCGCCCTCGTCTCCCGGCCCGCCCTCGTCTCCCCGTGAGGGCGGGTTCCCCCGAGGCGTCACCCCCGGTTGCCGCGCCCGCACGGGAGGTGGCGCCTCATTCCTCGAACTGGCTGTAGTCGGTGACCATCGGCCGGATCTCGACCGCGACGCCGGGCAGCCCGAGCGAGGGGGTCGAGGTGTACGTGATGACGAACTTCATGGCGGTGTCCTCTCGTCAGGGGAACCGTGTCACCCCCGCCCGTGCGGGGCAGGCGCCCGCGGCGTGTCAGGGGCCGACGGATGCGGATGCCTCGCTCGCGCGCCCGGCGAGCGTCGCGAACGCGGCGGCGAGCTCCGCGGGCTCCGCCGCCGTGACGTCGGCGTCGAAGCGGAGGAGCGAGGCGGCGAGGGCGACCCACGACCAGGAGCCGGCGTGCACGCGTGTGCACGACGCGTCGACCGCCTCGACGGCGGCGTCGGCCGCGAAGGGCGCCACGCGGTCGAGCGGGAGCGCGAGCACGACGGCGCCCCGGCAGGGCCACTCGGCGGAGCCTGACGTGCCGCCGCGGAACCGCGCGGCGGAGCCCGCCGCGCCGCCGCGGAACCGCGCGGCGAGGAACGCGTGCGGGTCGCCGCCCGGCAGCTCGCGCGGGGCGAAGCGGGCGCCGCGCGCGGAGCGGAGCCGCATCCGGTCGACGCGGAAGACACGCCAGTCGGCGCGGTCGACGTCCCACCCGATGACGTACCAGCGGCCGGCGCGCGCGACGAGGTGGTGGGGTTCCGCGCGACGCGGGGGCGCATCCGTCTCGTCGCGGTAGTCGAAGCGCAGCGTCTCGCGGGCGCGCATCGCGGCGCTCACGGCGAGCAGCAGCGCGGGGTCGACGGGGTCGGCGGGGTCGACGGCGTCGGCGGCGGCACGCGTCACGGCGGTCGCGAGCGCGTCGACGCGGTGCCGCAGGTGCGACGGCATCACGGTGCGCACGGTCGCGAGGGCGCGCTCGGCGGGCTCGCCGATGTCGGCGCCGGATGCCGTGGCCGTCTGCAGCGCGATCGCCACGGCGACGGCCTGCTCGTCGTCGAACAGCAGGGGTGGCAGCTCGGAGCCCGCGTCGAGGCGGTAGCCGCCGTCGGGCCCCTTGACCGCCCGCACGCGGTAGCCGAGCTCCCGCAGGCGGTCGACGTCGCGGCGCACGGTGCGCACGCTCACCTCGAGCCGCTCGGCCAGCACCTCGCCCGGCCAGTCGCGGCGCGCCTGCAGCAGTGAGAGCAGCTGCAGCATCCGCGAGGTCGTGTCGGCCATGGCTCGAGACTAGATCGGGAAGAGGCCGAGAACTGTCCTGTACTGGGCGAAGACTGGCGAAGCCGCATCCGGCACCACACCCTCACGAAGGAGATCGCGATGACCATCGCCACCACGCCCCACCTCAACTTCCGCGGCGACGCCCGCGCGGCGCTCGAGTTCTACCAGTCGGTCTTCGGCGGGCAGCTCGCGCTCGTGCGCTACGTCGACGCGGGAGCCGTCACCGACCCCGCCGAGGCCGAGCAGATCATGTGGGGGCAGGTCGCCTCCGACGCGGGCTTCCGCGTCATGGCCTACGACGTGCCGGGCCACACCGAGTGGGCGCCGGGCGTCATCCCCGTGTTCGTCTCGGTGCGCGGCACCGACGCCGACGAGCTCACCGGCTACTGGCAGAAGCTCGCCGAGGGCGCGACCGTCGTCGTGCCGCTCGCGCCCGCGGGCTGGTCGCCCCTCTATGGCATGCTGCGCGACCGCTTCGGTGTCACGTGGGTGCTCGACCTCGAGGTGCCCTGGTCGCCCGAGTGATCGGGTGACCCCGGCGGCACGGATACGGCATGCGCTCTCGCTAGGCTCGCATCCGTGCCGTCACCCGTCTCCACCCGCGTCGTCGGGCTCGGTGTGCACCTGCCCGAGCACGTGCGCACGACGGCCGAGACCGAGGCCGAACTGCGTCGCCGCAACAGGGGTGTGCGCCTGCCGACGGGCCTCATCCGCCGCATGACGGGGGTCGAGACCGTGCACCTGCGGCCCGACGGATGGGACGCCTCCGACCTCGCCGTCGCCGCCGCCCGCGAGGCGCTCGCCGAGTCGCCCGGCGACGTCGACCTCGTGCTGTTCGCTTCCGCGAGCCAGGACCTCGTCGAGCCCGCCACGAGCCACATCGTCGCCGCGAAGCTCGGCGTCGACGCGCCCGTCATGGACGTCAAGAACGCGTGCAACTCGGTCGTCAACGCGATGCAGGTGGCCGACGCGTTCATCCGCACGGGGCAGTACCGCCGCGTGCTCATCGCGTCGGGTGAGGCGCCGACGGTCGCCGTGCGCTGGGACGTCGACGGCCACGAGCGCTTCCTGCGCTCGTTCCCCGGCTACACGATGAGCGATGGCGGTGCCGCGCTCGTGCTCGAGGCGTCCGACGTGCCGGATGTCGGCATCCGCTCGACGCGCTTCCTCGCCGTCTCGCGCCACTGGGACGTCGGCACGCTGCCCGGCGGCGGCACGATGCGCCCACGCGACGTCGACGCCGAGTACTTCGACATGGACGGGCACGGGCTGCAGCAGGCGTTCCTCGAGCTCGGCCCCGAGCCCGTGCTCGGCCTGCTGCGCGACCGCGGCCTCACGTGGGACGACTTCGACCTCGTCGCCATCCACCAGGTCGCCCTGCCCTACCTGCCGCCGATCTTCGAGCGCCTCGGCGTGCCCGACGACCGCACCGTCATCACGGTGCGCGACCACGGCAACCTCGCCTCGGTGACCCTGCCGCTGCAGCTCAAGCTCGCGCGCGAGCGCCGGATGCTGCACGAGGGCTCGCGCGTGCTGCTCATCGGGCTCGCGGGGGGTATCTCGCTCGGGCTCGTCGAGGTCGTGTGGTGAGCGGTGCGGTGGGCTCGTCGGCGGGCTTGTCGTCGGGCGCGGGCCGGCTCGCGGTCGTCGTGCCGGTGTACCAGGAGGCCGCCGGCATCGCGCCGACGCTCGAGGCGCTCGCCGCGCAGCGCGACGCCGACTTCGATGTGATCTTCGTCGACAACGGCTCGACCGACGGATCGGCGGATGTCATCCGCGCCTTCGCCGCGTCGCACGGCCTGGCGAGGTGGCGCGTGATCGACGAGCCGCAGAAGGGCACGGGCGCTGCCGCCGACACGGGCATGCGCGCCGCGATCGACGCGGGCGCGACGCTGCTCGCGCGCACCGACGCCGACTGCCTGCCCCGAGAGGACTGGACGGCCTCCGTGCGCCGCGCCCTCACGCCGCGCGAGGAGGGCGGCCTCGGGCTGCGCCTCGTGGGCGGCGAGCTCGTCGCGCGCCGCGACGAGGATGTCGGCTGGGCGACGCGTGCCCTGCTGCGCGGCGCTGTGCACCTCGCCGAGGCGTTCGGCCGCATCCGTCCGGGCAACCGCGGCGACGGGTACCTCGGGCCCTACATGATGGCGGCCGGCTGCAACGTCGGCATCACGGCCGAGCTCTACCTCGCGGCGGGTGGCTTCCCGCGCACCGCGATCGAGGAGCTGCACGAGGACCGCGCCCTCGTCAACGCCGTGCGCCGCATCACGAGCGACTACGCGCGGAGAGCGGATGTCGTGGTGTTCGGGTCGAGCCGTCGCGTGCGCGCGTGGGGGCTCCGGCGCACGCTGCTCTGGTACAAGGACCACGCGTACAAGCCCGAAGTGGTCGACATCCGATGACGGCCGAGGTCGCGACGCGGCGGGACGCGGCGGTAGTGCGCGCGGCGCATCCGTTCGCCTTTCCGCTCGTCTCGGCCGTGCCCGGGCCGGTGCGTCGTGTGCCGGGCCTCGGGGTGATCGTGAAGGACGCCGCCCTGCTGCGCGGCGTGCTCATGGACTCCGCCCACTTCTCGAAGAACGGACCCGGCGCCCCCAGCGATCTGTGGACGCCCGTGCTCGGACCGCGCGTGCTGCTCAACATGGAGGGCGCCGATCACCTCGCGCTCCGTCGGCAGCTCGCGCCGCTGTTCTCGCCGTCGTTCGTCGACGGGTTCGTCGCCGAGAGCCTGGGCGCGGCGACGCGTTCGCTGGCGGCGGCGCTCGCGGCGGGGGAGCCCGTCGATCTCGTCGCCCACGCCCGCCGCGGCGCGAGCCACGTCATCTCGCGGCTCGTCGGCCTCGAGGAGGGCCGTTTCGACGACGCGATGTTCGCGCGCGTCTCGGCCGTCACCGGCTACGTGACTCTTGCGCGTCCGCGGCTCGGCCCGCGTCAGCTCGCATCCGCTCGTGCGATCCTCGGCGAGCTCGGCGAGCACGCGGCGCGCGCCTACGCCGGCGACGAGTCGACCGTGCCCGGACGGATGCGCGCCCTCGGCCTCGACGAGCGCGAGGCTCTCGGGGCGGTCGGCGCGTTCGTGCTGACGGGTACCGAGACGATCGTGTCGTACCTGCCACGACTCGTGGCGCTGCTCGTCGACTCGGGGTGGCATGCGCGCATCGCATCCGACCCGGCGCGGGGTGCCCTGGATGCGGCGATCGCGGAGGGGCTGCGGGTCACGACGCCGTCGCCCGTCATGCTGCGAGCGGTATCAGCGCCGACGCGCATCGGGCCGGTCGCCGTGCGCCCGGGCGACCGCGTCATCCTCGGCACCTACTGGGCCGACACGGCGCTCGGCGCCTTCGACCCCGAGGGCAACCCGTCGGCGTCGCTCAAGCAGCTGTGGTTCGGTGCGGGTGCCCACTATTGCCTCGGGGCGCCGCTCGCGATGGCGCAGATCCGCCTCGCGCTCGACGCCCTGCTCGCGCATCCGGGTCTCCGCATCGAGCGCCGTCGCCCCGCGCGCGGCGTGCTCATCCCCTCCTACGCCGAGCTGGTGGTGCGCGCGTGAGCGACCTCGTGCTGTCGGTGCTGCGCGCGTGCGACGCGACGCCCGACGCCCCTGCGCTCACGGCGCACGGGCGCACGTGGAGCTACCGCGAGCTCGGCCGCCGCATCCGGAGCATCGCCGCGGGGCTCGCGGATGCCGGCCTCGCCCCCGGCGACCGCGTGCTGTTCTCGGTGCGCCCCGGCCCCGACGCCGTTACCCTCGCGCTCGGCATCGTCGGCGCGGGCGGCACGGTCGTGTTCGCCGACCCGGGGGCGGGGGAGGCCCTGTTCCGGGCGCGCGCGAACCTCGCCGCGCCGCGCTGGGTCGCCGCCGAGTCGCTGCTCTACCTCGCAAGCTCCGGGCCGCTGCGTCCGCTCGCACGTCGGCGCGGGCTCGAGCTCGCGCCCTACGGGCGGCTCGTTCCGGATGCGCGCCACCTCCGCGCGGGACGCTGGCTGCCCGGCGTGCCCCGCGGCGCGCTCGCCCTCGACCGGCTCGCGGCGGGGCCCGGCCACCCGACTGCCGGCGCCGACACCCGTGATCCCCGCGCCGACCGCGCCGACCGCATCCGCCCCGGCGCCCCCGACGACGAGGCGCTCGTCGTGTTCACCTCCGGCACGACCGACGTGCCGAAGGCCGTCGTGCACACGCGCGGCTCACTCGGCGCGGGGCTCGGCGACTTCGCCGACGGCGTCGGCATCCGCCCCGGCCTGCGCGTGCTCACCGACCAGCTCATGGTCGGCATCCCCGCCCTCATCGGCGGCGCCCACTGGACGATGCCCGCCCCCGGCCTCGACCCCGGCGCGCGGCCCGAGGCGTACCTCGAGCATCTCGGCGACGCCGAGCTGCTGTTCGCGAGCCCCGCGACGCTCGACGCCATCCTCGCCGCGCTCGACGCGCGCCCCGAGCTGACGCCCGCGCTCGAGACGATCGTGCTCGGCGGTGCCCCCGTGCTGCCGCCGCTCCTCAGGCGCGCGTTCGAGCGGATGCCGGACGTGCGCATCCAAGCCGTCTACGGCATGACCGAGATCCTGCCCGTCGCGATCGCCGACGGCGCCGAGAAGCTCGCCGCGCCCGCGGGTGGGGGAGATGCGGTCGGCCGCCTCGTGCCGAGCGTGCGCGCACGCATCGACGACGGCGAGCTCGTGCTCTCGGGCGCCGGCCTCGCGCGCGGCTATCTCGCCGAGTTGCCCGAGCATCCGCTCGCCGAGCTGCACACGGGCGACCTCGCCGAGCTCGACGGCGACCGGCTCGTGCTGTGCGGGCGCGCGAAGGACATGTTCATCCGCGGCACGCAGAACGTCTACCCGGGCTTGTATGAGCCGCTCATCGCGGGGCTGCCGGGCGTCGCGGATGCGGCGATGGCCGGGGTTCCGGATGCCATCGGCGACGACCGCATCCTCGTCGCGGTGGTGCCCGCGCTGCATCCGCCCGCCGAGACGAGCACGTCGCATCCTCTCGCCGCCGAGGTGCGCCGCCGGCTGCCGGGGCTCATCGACGCGGGCGTGCTGCCGGATGCCGTGGTCGCCGTGCCCGCGCTCCCGCGCGCGGGCCGCTCGCGCAAGCTAGACCGCGCGGCCCTCGCGGGGATGCTCGCGCCGTTCGTTCCACCCGCCGTGGCTGAGTCTGTGTCGGCCGCACCCGTCGCCGACCCGGGGGAGCGCGCATGAGGATCGCCGTCACAGGCGCGTCGGGGTTCATCGGCGGCGCCGTCGCCACCGCCCTCGCCGCCGAGGACCACGACGTCACGGGCTTCGGTCGTCGGGCGCGCGGCTGGTCGCATCCGCGCGCCCGCTACCGGGTGTGGGACATCACCGAGGGGCTGCTCAAGGGCGACCGCGACTTCGACGCCGTCGTGCACTGCGCGGCCCTCGCCGACGACTGGGCGCCGCTGTCCGAGGCGATGCGCGCCAACCGCACGGGCACGCGGCACGTCGTGGCCAGCTTCCCGGGCGCGCGCATCGTGCACCTGTCGACGTCGTCGGTGTACGACGCGTTCACGCCGACCGTCATGGCGCGCGAGGACGCGGCGCCCGTGAACCACTTCCTGTCGAGCTACTCGGAGTCGAAGACCTTCGCCGAATTCGAGGTCGCCGCCGCGGATGCCGTGGTGCTGCGCCCGCACGCCGTCTACGGCCCCGGCGACACGACACTGCTGCCGCGGGTGCTCGAGGCGGTGCGCGGCGGTCGGCTCGTGCTGCCCGAGGGGGCGCGCGTGCCGCACTCGCTCACGCACGTCGACACGCTCGTGGAGGCGGTGCGGCTGTCGCTCCGCGGCCCGGCGGGCGTCTACAACGTCGCGGATGCGGAGCCCGTGTCGCTCGCGGACGTGTTGGAGGAGTTCCTCGCCCGCCGCGGGGTGAAGGCGCGCATCGTGCGGCTGCCCTACGTGGCGGCGTTCCAGGCTGCGGGGCTCGCCGAGCGTGCGGCCCGCATCCGTCGCCGTCGCCCCCGCATCACCCGCTACGCCGTGAGTCAGCTGGGCCTCGAGCGCACGCTTGACCTGTCGGCGGCCCGCGAGTCGCTCGGCTTCCGCCCGGCCGCCACGACTCTCGCCGGCGCCGAGCTGTGGTAGCGGTCGACTAAGGTTAGGCGAGCCTTACCGCGACCTCGACAGGACGCCCGATGAGTTTCCGCGACGCCCGCAGCTACGACGCCCATGCCCTCCTCGAGGTGGTGCGACGCGAGCAGGTGACCCCGCACATGGTGCGCGTGACGGTCGCGGGCGACGACCTCGCCGACTTTCCCGACCACGGCTTCGACCACTGGTTCCGCCTGTTCCTGCCGCGACCCGAGGCGGATGAGGCGCTCGGCCGCCTGCCGAGGAAGGTCGACATCATCGGCACTCCTCATCGCGCAGCGCGGCCGTCTCCGGGAGGGCAGGCGGCGCCGACACATCGCCCAGGGAGGCGAGGAAGTCGGCAAGCGGGGTCATGCATCCATGATCCCAGGATTCGAACATACATACGAGAGTCCGAGCGACATTCGTGGAAAGGTCGTGGTGGCCCGGGCTGTGGGCGAGAGGCGAGCCCCGGGGCCGACCCGACACGCCGCCCCTAGCCGCACTGCACGACGCTGGCCCCCCGCCCGATACGAAGCCCGGCATTCGCCCGCGGGTGCTCGAGCCCGCGCCCGCCCGCCGCGCCACCGCCGCTATACCGCTGGTTGAGTAGCCCGCAGAGCGGGCGTGTCGAAACCAGCCCCGGCAAGCCCCAGCCCCGACCCCCCCCGACCCCGGCCCGACCCCGGCCCGACCCATCCCCAGCCATCCCCGGCAAGCCCCATCCCCAGCCAGCCCCCGCCAGCCCCCGCCAAGCCCGAGCCCCAGCCCCAGCCCCAGCCCAACCCCAGCCCAACTCAGCCAGCCCCAGCCGGCCCGCCCCCTAGACCTTCTCCACCACCAACGACGCATAAGCCGGAATCAGCACCCGACGCCCATACCGCCGAGACACCACGCGGTACCCCCGCCCGTCCCCGACGAGCAGCTCCAGCACCGCCGCGAGCTCCGCCCGCGCGAGCGGCCCGCCGAGGCACAGGTGCCGCCCGGCCCCGAACCACAACTGCCGGTTGTGCGGCAGGTACGGCCGGTCCATGCGGAACGCCCCCGCGACGTTGTTGGCCGTCCAGGTGAGCACCATGACGCGGTCGCCGGCGCGCAGCATCCGTCCGGCCACCTCGACGTCGGCGAGCACGGAGCGTCCGATGAGCGGCGCCGGGCTCGTCACCCGCAGCGCCTCGCGCACGGTGTCGTCGCGGTGCTCGGGGTGGGCGAGCAGCCGCGAAAGCTCGCCGGAGTCGACGAGGATCGCCGCCATCCGGGCCATCGCGGATGCCGCGGTCTCGGTTCCGGCGACCATGAGCAGCGTCGAGAGCCCCTTGGTCTCCTGCAGGGTCAGCCCGAGCTCGCGGCACCGCCCGATGACGGTGTCGGGTGCCGCCGAGGAGAAGACGTCGTCGATGTGCCCGGTGAGCTCGTCGACGATGCCGCGCGCGAGGGCGATCTTGTCGGGCGGCAGCTGCGTGTCGGCGGTCGTGCCGAGGGCGATGGATGCGAGCCGCTCGCCCGTCGCGAAGATGTCGCGGTAGGCGTCGTCGCCACGCGCGGGGTCGACGGGCAGGCCGAGAAGCTGCGTCACCATCCGTCCGACGAGGATGCGGGAGAGGTCGGCGAGGTCGAGCCGCTCACCCGCCTCGAACGCGGCGCGCGCCTCGCGCAGGCGGTCGCCCCACGCGTGCTCGACGAACGCGGCCGACGTGCGCTCGGTGAAGAGCTCCTTGCTGCGGGTGCGGAGGTCGTGGTGGCCGGGCCCGTCGAAGAGGTCGTACACCCAGTCGCCGAGGATCTGCGCCCACAGGTGCCCCACGCCGCCCTCCGACAGCAGCGTGAGGTGGGCGGGGTCGTTGAGCAGGTTGCGCGCGACCACCGGGTCGGACGTGATCCACCCGAGCCCCGGCACCTTCATGATGGGCCGAGCGAACTGCCCGAGCCAGTTGAGCACCGGCAGCGCGGGCCGTGCCGCACGCAGCAGGCGGTGCTCGTGTGCGGCGGCCCCCGACCCGATCCCGTCGGCGATCAGACGGATGCGGCGCTCGCGCGGGGCGGCGTCCAGTTCGGCGGCGACGGGCACGGGGTCAGCCTAGGGGCACCCAGGTGGTCGAGCAGCCCCGCGCCCACCCAGGTGGTCGAGGAGCGCCGCGAAGCGACGCGTCTCGAGACCACCCCACGCACAACCTCAGTAAGCCCCATTCCGCGCCAACACGGCCTTGAGCGTGCGCCACAGCAGCACGACATCGCCGACGAGCGACCAGTTCTCGACGTAGTAGAGGTCGAGGCGGATGCTGTCCTCCCACGACAGCGAGCTGCGTCCGCTGACCTGCCACAGGCCCGTGAGTCCCGGCCGCACGAGCA
The Protaetiibacter sp. SSC-01 genome window above contains:
- a CDS encoding NAD(P)-dependent oxidoreductase, which gives rise to MRIAVTGASGFIGGAVATALAAEDHDVTGFGRRARGWSHPRARYRVWDITEGLLKGDRDFDAVVHCAALADDWAPLSEAMRANRTGTRHVVASFPGARIVHLSTSSVYDAFTPTVMAREDAAPVNHFLSSYSESKTFAEFEVAAADAVVLRPHAVYGPGDTTLLPRVLEAVRGGRLVLPEGARVPHSLTHVDTLVEAVRLSLRGPAGVYNVADAEPVSLADVLEEFLARRGVKARIVRLPYVAAFQAAGLAERAARIRRRRPRITRYAVSQLGLERTLDLSAARESLGFRPAATTLAGAELW
- a CDS encoding siderophore-interacting protein, yielding MSFRDARSYDAHALLEVVRREQVTPHMVRVTVAGDDLADFPDHGFDHWFRLFLPRPEADEALGRLPRKVDIIGTPHRAARPSPGGQAAPTHRPGRRGSRQAGSCIHDPRIRTYIRESERHSWKGRGGPGCGREASPGADPTRRP
- a CDS encoding cytochrome P450 is translated as MPVAAELDAAPRERRIRLIADGIGSGAAAHEHRLLRAARPALPVLNWLGQFARPIMKVPGLGWITSDPVVARNLLNDPAHLTLLSEGGVGHLWAQILGDWVYDLFDGPGHHDLRTRSKELFTERTSAAFVEHAWGDRLREARAAFEAGERLDLADLSRILVGRMVTQLLGLPVDPARGDDAYRDIFATGERLASIALGTTADTQLPPDKIALARGIVDELTGHIDDVFSSAAPDTVIGRCRELGLTLQETKGLSTLLMVAGTETAASAMARMAAILVDSGELSRLLAHPEHRDDTVREALRVTSPAPLIGRSVLADVEVAGRMLRAGDRVMVLTWTANNVAGAFRMDRPYLPHNRQLWFGAGRHLCLGGPLARAELAAVLELLVGDGRGYRVVSRRYGRRVLIPAYASLVVEKV